From Luteolibacter yonseiensis:
GAACTGACCGTGGCCGCCCTGCTGGAAAGCATCGGCTTCGGCGGAAAACCCTGCGTGGTGGAGCTGGATGAACAGGCGGTTTTCCCTCGCGACTTCGCCAGTGTGGCGGTGACGGACGGCGCGCGTGTGGAGGTGGTGACGCTCGCCGCGGGCGGGTGAGGGACATTGATGGCGGCGACCCATTTGACAAGGCCGCACAGCGTTGTGAGGTTGCCGGATCATGAAGCGTAAAAAACCTGACGAATGCGAGGTGGGGGATCATTTCCCGGATGTCGAGGACGGCGTGAAGCCGCATGATTTCGAGGACGACACCATCGCGATGTTCCATCCCATCGCGCCGACGGCGGAGGAAATGGCGGCGTCCGGAATGCTGGAGTGGGAACAGGAGACGTGGCTTTTCCGGAAGGAGAAATCCACGGAGGGAGCGGGCGACGTGTGGGTCCGCATGAGGTAAGGTTTCGGTTTTGTCGCCAGCAGAACCCTGTCATACCAGTTTCCGAAAATAAAGTGACGATTGGAGCGGGCGAAGCTTTTGGACTGCGTGCAGCTTGCTGCAGCTTTCCGTAGTCAGCTTGCTGACACGGCGGAACCACAAAGAATCATTGATTGCTTCTGGTTGCTCCGCAGGGCTTTCGCATAAGGGGAGGCGCGCTCTATGAATTCGAACCTCCGTCCCGGCCAGCGAGCTGGCAGATGAAAGCGGCAGCGAGCTGCACGCAGTCCACGGAGCCGCGACTCGGGATCAGAGTCACCTTATTCTTGAAAACAGGTGTCGGCGGTCCGAGGCGGGCACTCCTTTCTCCGCACTGCGCTCCGTCCTCCTTCCTCTCCTTCGCGACCTTCGCGGTGAATCTTATATCCTTGCGATTTGCCTGAGCCGGGTGGTTGCGGCGGCCTGACGCAATTTACCGGGGATCCACGACCTGGCCGAAGGCGATGTCATGGCCGTCCAGGTCCTGGATGCCGAATTCGCGGCAGCCGTAGGGTTGGTCGCACGGGCCGTAGTCGATCTTCGCTCCGTTCGCCACGAATTCCGCGTGCAGCGCGTCCGCGTCGGACACCCAGAAATAGGCGTTCCACAGGTTGTGGGAGACGGTCCAATGGGGGACCACGTCCTTCGCGTCGTCCGCCTGCTTGAGCATGAGATACATCCCGTCCCGGTGGAGGATCACGAAGTCCGGCGGATCGTTGTAGAACCGGTCGTAGGCAAAACCCATCGCGTCCCGGTAATGGTTCGCGGAGGCGACGACATCA
This genomic window contains:
- the thiS gene encoding sulfur carrier protein ThiS → MKIQLNGNPHEIAAELTVAALLESIGFGGKPCVVELDEQAVFPRDFASVAVTDGARVEVVTLAAGG
- a CDS encoding VOC family protein; this encodes MTDMNAKAKLTASAPILLVRDVVASANHYRDAMGFAYDRFYNDPPDFVILHRDGMYLMLKQADDAKDVVPHWTVSHNLWNAYFWVSDADALHAEFVANGAKIDYGPCDQPYGCREFGIQDLDGHDIAFGQVVDPR